A genomic region of Staphylococcus roterodami contains the following coding sequences:
- a CDS encoding energy-coupling factor ABC transporter ATP-binding protein — protein MLKVSDLRLKYPNGQRKIFDHLNITIQDKEKVLLLGPSGCGKSTLLNVLSGIVPNLIELPMKYDELIIDPLSGVIFQDPDSQFCMPKVYEELAFVLENRQVPRQDMDQLIIDALNMVNLNVTSATYVKDLSGGMKQKLAIVETILQQSKTLFLDEPTAMLDVQATKDLWSKLIELWEDQTVVIVEHKVNHIWQHVDRVILMDYAGNIIADANPNTILNEYDSLLTEYGVWHPNAWDYAPKPIAFPASKDNLLHFNEGNIIRGKSTLFTFSDLKIDKGEWITITGANGSGKTTLLESIMQLIKYQGSVHFQNQRLTKIKHAAQNMYLVYQNPELQFITNSVYEEINIHFNHLSKNESDNETMHLLKLLNLEDVKDQHPFELSIGQKRRLSVATALSSKADIIFLDEPTFGLDSHNTFELIKLFQQRVQIGQSIVMVTHDNEIIARYPSKRLKISDGKLLDCDGDINV, from the coding sequence GTGTTAAAGGTTAGTGATTTACGACTAAAATATCCGAATGGTCAGCGAAAGATTTTCGATCATCTAAACATCACCATTCAGGATAAAGAAAAAGTACTTTTATTAGGACCTTCTGGATGTGGTAAAAGCACCCTTCTCAATGTATTGAGTGGTATTGTTCCTAATTTAATCGAACTACCTATGAAATATGATGAATTAATTATCGATCCCTTAAGTGGCGTAATTTTCCAAGATCCAGATAGTCAATTTTGTATGCCAAAAGTTTACGAAGAACTAGCTTTCGTTTTAGAAAATAGACAAGTACCGCGTCAAGATATGGATCAGTTAATTATTGATGCTTTAAATATGGTTAACTTGAATGTTACATCTGCAACATACGTTAAAGATTTAAGCGGTGGAATGAAGCAAAAGCTTGCAATTGTTGAAACAATTCTTCAGCAATCAAAAACATTATTTTTAGATGAACCAACTGCAATGCTAGATGTTCAAGCAACAAAAGACTTGTGGTCCAAGTTAATTGAATTATGGGAAGATCAAACAGTTGTCATAGTTGAACATAAAGTGAATCACATATGGCAACATGTCGATCGTGTAATTCTAATGGATTATGCCGGTAATATTATTGCTGATGCAAACCCTAATACAATACTAAATGAATACGATAGTTTATTAACTGAGTATGGTGTCTGGCATCCTAATGCTTGGGACTATGCACCAAAGCCTATCGCCTTCCCAGCATCAAAAGATAATTTATTACACTTTAACGAAGGAAATATCATTCGAGGCAAATCTACATTATTTACTTTTTCAGATTTAAAAATAGATAAAGGTGAATGGATTACGATTACAGGAGCAAATGGTAGTGGGAAAACTACATTACTTGAATCAATTATGCAATTAATTAAATATCAAGGTAGTGTGCATTTTCAGAATCAGCGTTTAACTAAAATTAAACATGCTGCCCAAAATATGTATCTTGTTTATCAAAATCCTGAATTACAGTTCATTACAAATTCAGTTTACGAAGAAATTAATATTCACTTTAATCATCTTTCTAAGAATGAAAGTGATAATGAAACGATGCATCTTTTAAAATTATTGAATTTAGAAGATGTCAAAGACCAACATCCATTTGAATTATCTATCGGTCAAAAGCGACGTCTTAGTGTTGCTACAGCATTAAGTTCAAAAGCAGATATCATTTTTTTAGATGAACCCACATTTGGACTTGATAGTCATAATACATTCGAATTGATTAAACTTTTCCAACAACGCGTTCAAATCGGTCAAAGTATTGTGATGGTAACACATGATAATGAAATAATTGCACGCTATCCATCAAAAAGACTTAAAATTTCGGATGGTAAATTGCTAGATTGTGATGGTGATATTAATGTATGA
- a CDS encoding ECF transporter S component, producing the protein MSKGLKLSEILVTVLISVVFAVIYNLWWFVYNGVQATGLHLEQLTNGVWFMAAIVCYLIIPKPGIALLAEFAAGAGETIIMGRFDIPTIVYAFIQGLACELVFAIFKYQSRSVMVAMLAGFCTAIAAFPIDYYYGYLNEVAGWNLTLFIVFRLISGAVVAGVFSYLLVKALDKTGVTRLFRPASKEDYDNL; encoded by the coding sequence ATGTCAAAAGGTTTAAAGCTATCTGAAATTCTAGTAACCGTACTTATTTCAGTAGTATTCGCAGTTATTTACAATTTATGGTGGTTTGTATACAATGGCGTACAAGCTACAGGACTTCACCTCGAGCAACTCACAAATGGGGTTTGGTTCATGGCAGCAATTGTCTGCTATTTAATCATTCCTAAACCAGGTATTGCACTCTTAGCTGAATTTGCTGCTGGTGCAGGTGAAACTATCATTATGGGCCGTTTCGATATTCCAACTATCGTTTACGCTTTTATTCAAGGTTTAGCTTGTGAACTTGTCTTTGCAATTTTTAAATACCAATCTCGTTCAGTTATGGTAGCTATGTTAGCAGGATTTTGTACTGCAATTGCAGCTTTCCCTATTGATTATTACTATGGCTACTTAAATGAAGTTGCAGGTTGGAATTTAACTTTATTCATCGTATTTAGACTAATTAGTGGCGCAGTTGTCGCGGGTGTATTCTCTTATCTTTTAGTAAAAGCATTAGATAAGACAGGAGTTACAAGATTATTTAGACCTGCTTCTAAAGAAGACTACGACAACTTATAA
- the graF gene encoding glycopeptide resistance-associated protein GraF translates to MTNEDKNKKAAEKAKEVEEKLKDKKEENTDDINQTKQDIQDTLN, encoded by the coding sequence ATGACAAATGAAGATAAAAATAAAAAAGCTGCAGAAAAAGCTAAAGAAGTAGAAGAAAAATTAAAAGATAAAAAAGAAGAAAACACAGACGATATTAATCAAACAAAACAAGATATACAAGATACATTAAATTAA
- a CDS encoding class I SAM-dependent rRNA methyltransferase, translating into MKLATLNKGKETKYFNGYPLIDEEDIYSHDHLKEGDIFQIVTDKSQYVATAYVGRQHKGLGWVLSYDKSQEIDIAFFTKLFNDAIEERQYYFNIDGTNAFRLFNAEGDGIGGLTIDYYDGHLLIQWYSKGIYKFKYAILEAVRKVFNYKSIYEKVRFKDSEYSGGFVEGDAPDFPIVIEENFTFYNVDLEDGLMTGIFLDQKEVRKKLRDQYASERHVLNLFSYTGAFSVIAASEATSTTSVDLANRSRSLTEENFGLNAIDPKSQYIYVMDTFDFFKYAARHGHSYDTIVIDPPSFARSKKRTFSVQKDYDKLIHGALNILSSEGTLLLCTNASVYPLKQFKNTIKKTLEDSGVEFELTEVMGLPKDFKTHPHYKPSKYLKAVFVNIRH; encoded by the coding sequence ATGAAGTTAGCAACTTTAAATAAAGGTAAAGAAACAAAATATTTCAATGGATACCCATTGATAGATGAAGAGGATATATATTCTCATGACCACTTGAAAGAAGGAGACATTTTCCAAATTGTGACAGATAAATCGCAATATGTTGCAACTGCTTATGTTGGAAGACAGCACAAAGGATTAGGTTGGGTTCTTTCATATGATAAGTCTCAGGAGATTGATATTGCATTTTTCACTAAATTATTTAATGACGCAATAGAAGAACGTCAATATTACTTTAATATCGATGGTACGAATGCTTTTAGATTATTTAATGCTGAAGGTGATGGTATTGGTGGATTAACAATTGATTATTATGATGGACATCTTTTAATTCAATGGTATTCCAAAGGCATATATAAATTTAAATATGCAATTCTTGAAGCAGTTAGAAAGGTGTTTAATTATAAATCTATTTATGAAAAAGTAAGATTTAAAGACAGTGAGTATAGTGGTGGATTTGTTGAAGGTGATGCACCAGATTTTCCAATTGTTATCGAAGAAAACTTTACGTTCTATAATGTAGACCTTGAAGATGGTTTAATGACGGGTATCTTTTTAGATCAAAAAGAAGTTCGTAAAAAATTACGAGATCAATATGCTTCAGAACGACATGTACTAAATTTATTTAGTTATACTGGTGCTTTTTCAGTAATTGCAGCAAGTGAAGCAACATCGACTACAAGTGTAGATTTGGCAAATCGGTCTCGAAGTTTAACTGAAGAAAATTTTGGATTAAATGCTATTGATCCTAAATCTCAATATATTTATGTGATGGATACCTTTGATTTCTTTAAATACGCAGCGCGTCATGGACACAGCTATGACACGATTGTAATTGATCCACCTAGCTTCGCACGTAGTAAAAAGCGTACATTTTCAGTGCAAAAAGACTACGACAAATTAATTCATGGTGCTTTAAATATTTTATCTTCTGAAGGGACTTTATTGCTATGTACAAATGCAAGCGTATACCCTTTGAAACAATTTAAAAATACCATTAAAAAAACACTGGAAGACAGCGGTGTGGAATTTGAATTAACTGAGGTCATGGGATTACCAAAAGATTTTAAAACACATCCACATTACAAACCGTCAAAATATCTAAAAGCAGTATTTGTAAATATTAGACATTAA
- a CDS encoding DUF697 domain-containing protein yields MGFKNNLTSNLTNKIGNSVFKIENVNEKGAMPSTIKELRERRERAEAIVKRKSLMSSTMSVVPIPGLDFGVDLKLMKDIIEDVNKIYGLDHKQVNSLGDDVKERIMSAAAIQGSQFIGKRISSAFLKIVIRDVAKRTAAKQTKWFPIVGQAVSASISYYFMNKIGKDHIQKCENVIKNVM; encoded by the coding sequence ATGGGATTTAAAAATAATTTAACATCAAATTTGACTAATAAAATTGGTAATTCAGTTTTTAAAATAGAAAATGTTAATGAAAAGGGCGCTATGCCGTCAACAATTAAAGAGTTAAGAGAAAGACGCGAACGTGCTGAAGCTATTGTAAAAAGAAAGTCTTTAATGTCTTCTACTATGAGTGTTGTGCCAATTCCGGGGCTTGACTTTGGTGTAGATTTAAAACTTATGAAAGACATTATCGAAGATGTGAATAAAATTTATGGTTTAGACCATAAACAAGTTAATAGTCTTGGCGATGATGTTAAAGAACGAATTATGTCTGCGGCAGCAATTCAAGGTAGTCAATTTATTGGAAAGAGAATTTCAAGTGCATTTTTAAAAATAGTGATAAGAGATGTTGCGAAACGTACAGCAGCTAAACAAACAAAATGGTTTCCAATTGTAGGGCAAGCTGTTTCAGCATCAATAAGTTACTACTTTATGAATAAAATTGGAAAAGATCACATACAAAAATGCGAAAATGTTATTAAAAATGTCATGTAG
- a CDS encoding phosphocarrier protein HPr: MEQNSYVIIDETGIHARPATMLVQTASKFDSDIQLEYNGKKVNLKSIMGVMSLGVGKDAEITIYADGSDESDAIQAISDVLSKEGLTK, encoded by the coding sequence ATGGAACAAAATTCATATGTAATCATCGACGAGACTGGTATTCACGCTAGACCAGCAACTATGTTAGTACAAACAGCTTCAAAATTTGATTCTGATATTCAATTAGAATATAACGGTAAAAAAGTTAACTTAAAATCAATCATGGGTGTTATGAGCCTTGGTGTTGGTAAAGATGCTGAAATTACAATTTATGCTGACGGTAGTGATGAATCTGACGCCATTCAAGCAATCAGTGACGTCTTATCAAAAGAAGGATTGACTAAATAA
- the ptsP gene encoding phosphoenolpyruvate--protein phosphotransferase gives MSKLIKGIAASDGVAIAKAYLLVEPDLTFDKNEKVTDVEGEVAKFNSAIEASKVELTKIRNNAEVQLGADKAAIFDAHLLVLDDPELIQPIQDKIKNENANAATALTDVTTQFVTIFESMDNEYMKERAADIRDVSKRVLSHILGVELPNPSMIDESVVIVGNDLTPSDTAQLNKEFVQGFATNIGGRTSHSAIMSRSLEIPAIVGTKSITQEVKQGDMIIVDGLNGDVIINPTEDELIAYQDKRERYFADKKELQKLRDADTVTVDGVHAELAANIGTPNDLPGVIENGAQGIGLYRTEFLYMGRDQMPTEEEQFEAYKEVLEAMDGKRVVVRTLDIGGDKELSYLNLPEEMNPFLGYRAIRLCLAQQDIFRPQLRALLRASVYGKLNIMFPMVATINEFREAKAILLEEKENLKNEGHDVSDDIELGIMVEIPATAALADVFAKEVDFFSIGTNDLIQYTLAADRMSERVSYLYQPYNPSILRLVKQVIEASHKEGKWTGMCGEMAGDETAIPLLLGLGLDEFSMSATSILKARRQINGLSKNEMTELANRAVDCATQEEVIELVNNYAK, from the coding sequence ATGTCTAAATTAATTAAAGGTATTGCTGCATCTGATGGTGTTGCAATTGCTAAAGCTTACTTATTAGTTGAGCCAGACTTAACATTCGACAAAAATGAAAAAGTCACTGATGTTGAAGGAGAAGTTGCCAAGTTCAATAGCGCTATCGAAGCTTCTAAAGTTGAGTTAACTAAAATTAGAAATAATGCAGAGGTTCAACTAGGTGCTGATAAAGCCGCAATCTTTGATGCACATTTATTAGTTTTAGATGACCCTGAATTAATTCAACCAATTCAAGATAAGATTAAAAATGAAAATGCTAATGCTGCAACTGCATTAACAGATGTAACAACACAATTTGTAACAATTTTTGAATCAATGGATAATGAATACATGAAAGAGCGTGCAGCAGATATTCGCGACGTTTCTAAACGTGTATTATCACACATTTTAGGTGTGGAATTACCAAATCCGAGCATGATTGATGAAAGCGTTGTTATTGTAGGGAATGACTTGACACCTTCTGATACTGCTCAATTAAATAAAGAATTTGTGCAAGGTTTTGCTACAAATATTGGTGGAAGAACTAGCCACTCTGCAATTATGAGTCGTTCTTTAGAAATTCCAGCAATTGTTGGTACAAAATCAATCACACAAGAAGTTAAACAAGGCGACATGATTATCGTTGATGGATTAAATGGTGATGTTATTATTAATCCAACTGAAGATGAGTTAATCGCTTATCAAGATAAACGTGAACGTTATTTTGCTGACAAAAAAGAGTTACAAAAACTACGTGATGCTGACACTGTTACAGTTGACGGTGTTCATGCTGAACTTGCAGCAAATATTGGTACACCTAATGATTTACCAGGTGTTATTGAAAATGGTGCACAAGGTATTGGCTTATATAGAACTGAGTTCTTATATATGGGTCGTGACCAAATGCCAACAGAAGAAGAACAATTCGAAGCTTATAAAGAAGTATTAGAAGCAATGGACGGAAAACGCGTTGTTGTTCGTACTTTAGATATTGGTGGAGATAAAGAACTTTCTTACTTAAACTTACCAGAAGAGATGAATCCATTCTTGGGTTATAGAGCAATTCGTCTTTGTCTTGCACAACAAGATATTTTCAGACCTCAACTACGAGCATTATTACGTGCATCAGTATACGGTAAATTAAATATCATGTTCCCAATGGTAGCAACAATCAATGAATTTAGAGAAGCTAAAGCTATATTATTAGAAGAAAAAGAAAACCTTAAAAATGAAGGTCATGATGTTTCAGATGATATAGAATTAGGAATTATGGTAGAAATACCAGCAACGGCAGCATTAGCTGATGTCTTTGCTAAAGAAGTTGATTTCTTCAGTATTGGTACAAATGATTTAATTCAATATACACTAGCTGCAGACCGTATGTCAGAGCGTGTATCTTATTTATACCAACCATATAATCCTTCAATTTTACGTTTAGTTAAACAAGTTATCGAAGCGTCACATAAAGAAGGTAAATGGACTGGTATGTGTGGTGAAATGGCTGGCGATGAAACAGCTATTCCATTGTTATTAGGTTTAGGATTAGACGAGTTCTCAATGAGTGCAACATCTATTCTTAAAGCTAGAAGACAAATCAATGGTTTAAGTAAAAATGAAATGACTGAACTTGCAAACCGTGCAGTTGACTGTGCAACGCAAGAAGAAGTGATTGAATTAGTTAACAATTACGCAAAATAA
- a CDS encoding ISL3 family transposase, with translation MNNVILNTFDFKDKNIVFDGKLEKIEYKGRKCFFYYAKLIYTPEVCPNCNCKNINGNLIKNGSKTSRITMPKISEYPTYIMLRKQRFKCKTCERYFTAETPEVDKYCFISKKTRSAVLNKAAEIRSEKSIAKSCSVSATTVSRIIDEAAQSLHQSPYSALPEHIMMDEFKSVKNVSGKMSFIYADAQTHHIIDIVEDRRLSELKKYFYRFSLKARKRVKTVSIDMHEGYMTLIKEMFPNAKIVIDRFHIVQLLNRALNGIRVAVMNELRTTNQPLYNKFKRYAKLLLKPGEDLEAFEYRKVALFKEWKTQKGIVKYLLDQDDSLNDAYQYINQLRFKLKHNDYEGFIHELKHMPLSQTHSVVQRAIKTLNKHVDFIKNTFDYYNLSNGPLEGINNKIKLIKRTSFGYGSYNHLRNRILLCSKLYAPKSKKEVKQCLVA, from the coding sequence ATGAATAATGTTATACTAAATACCTTTGATTTTAAAGATAAAAATATTGTTTTTGACGGTAAACTTGAGAAAATTGAGTATAAAGGGAGAAAGTGTTTCTTTTATTACGCAAAACTAATCTATACACCTGAGGTGTGCCCAAACTGCAATTGTAAAAACATTAATGGTAATTTAATCAAAAATGGATCTAAGACTTCTAGAATCACTATGCCTAAAATCTCCGAATATCCAACTTATATCATGTTGCGTAAGCAACGTTTTAAATGTAAAACGTGCGAACGATACTTTACAGCCGAAACACCTGAAGTTGATAAATACTGTTTTATATCAAAAAAAACACGATCAGCTGTACTTAATAAAGCAGCAGAAATTCGTTCTGAAAAATCTATAGCGAAATCCTGCTCTGTGTCAGCTACTACAGTTTCTCGTATCATTGATGAGGCCGCTCAATCGCTTCATCAATCGCCGTATTCTGCACTTCCTGAACATATCATGATGGATGAATTTAAAAGTGTTAAAAATGTTTCTGGGAAAATGAGTTTTATATACGCTGATGCACAAACGCATCATATTATTGATATTGTTGAAGATCGTAGATTAAGTGAGTTGAAAAAGTATTTTTATCGTTTTTCACTTAAAGCTAGAAAACGTGTAAAGACTGTTTCCATTGATATGCATGAAGGCTATATGACATTGATTAAAGAGATGTTTCCGAACGCTAAAATAGTTATCGATCGATTCCATATTGTTCAATTATTAAATCGTGCTTTAAATGGTATTCGAGTCGCTGTTATGAATGAATTAAGAACGACGAATCAACCGTTATATAATAAGTTTAAAAGATATGCGAAATTACTATTAAAACCTGGAGAAGATTTAGAGGCATTTGAATATCGTAAAGTAGCTTTATTTAAGGAATGGAAGACACAAAAGGGTATCGTCAAGTATTTATTAGATCAAGATGATTCGTTAAATGACGCCTACCAATATATCAATCAGCTACGATTCAAACTTAAACATAATGATTATGAAGGCTTTATTCACGAATTAAAACATATGCCATTATCCCAAACGCATTCAGTTGTCCAACGAGCAATTAAGACACTTAACAAACATGTAGACTTTATAAAAAATACATTTGATTATTACAATTTATCAAATGGTCCTTTAGAAGGTATAAATAACAAAATAAAATTAATTAAACGTACATCTTTTGGTTATGGAAGTTACAATCATTTGCGCAATCGAATATTATTATGTTCAAAACTTTACGCTCCAAAAAGTAAAAAGGAAGTTAAGCAATGTTTAGTTGCCTAA
- a CDS encoding glutaredoxin family protein, whose product MTNIIIYTQNECPPCTFIKNYLTEHQVAFEEKNINNNKYRIEMMDYDAFSTPFILLDGKPMYHVDLEEINRVLNIQH is encoded by the coding sequence ATGACAAATATTATCATTTATACCCAAAATGAATGTCCACCTTGTACTTTTATAAAAAATTATTTAACAGAACATCAAGTGGCATTTGAAGAAAAAAACATCAACAATAATAAGTACCGAATTGAGATGATGGATTATGATGCATTTTCAACACCATTTATTTTATTAGATGGTAAACCAATGTATCATGTCGATTTAGAAGAAATAAACAGAGTGTTAAATATTCAACATTAA
- a CDS encoding cytochrome ubiquinol oxidase subunit I, producing the protein MDTVEISRFLTAMTLAVHIIFATIGVGMPLMFAIAEFLGIRKNDLQYIAMAKRWAKAYTITVAVGVVTGTIIGLQLSLIWPTFMEMGGHVIALPLFMETFAFFFEAIFLSIYLYTWDRFKNKWTHFIISIPVIIGGSFSAFFITSVNSFMNTPAGFELKNGKMVNVQPLEAMFNPSFIVRSFHVITTAGMTMAFVIASIAAFKLLRNRQPKDTGYHKKALKMSMIVGFFSTLLSMLAGDLSAKFLHKFQPEKLAAYEWHFDTSSHAKLLLFGVLDEKTHQVKGAIELPGLLSFLADNSVKTKVQGLNDFPKSLHPPLIVHYFFDLMVAMGILCFVISGIYVLTLIFKKLRKFSTHKWLLYGILLTGPASMLAIEFGWFLTEMGRQPWIVRGYMRVAEAATQAGGITFVTILFGILYIILMYTCAYVLIRMFKNKPVFEDVDRLAKKQGGEVEK; encoded by the coding sequence ATGGATACAGTTGAGATCAGTCGGTTTTTGACAGCCATGACATTAGCAGTTCATATCATTTTTGCAACAATTGGTGTTGGTATGCCTTTAATGTTCGCAATTGCAGAATTTTTAGGTATTCGCAAAAATGATTTACAATATATAGCTATGGCTAAGCGATGGGCTAAAGCATATACAATTACTGTAGCAGTGGGAGTTGTTACAGGTACAATTATAGGACTTCAATTATCATTAATTTGGCCTACATTTATGGAAATGGGTGGTCATGTTATCGCGCTTCCATTATTTATGGAAACATTTGCATTCTTCTTTGAAGCAATATTCTTAAGTATATATTTATATACATGGGATCGTTTTAAAAATAAATGGACACATTTCATAATTAGTATACCGGTAATCATTGGTGGGTCATTCTCAGCGTTCTTTATCACATCAGTGAATTCATTTATGAATACACCGGCAGGATTTGAATTGAAAAACGGGAAAATGGTTAATGTACAGCCATTAGAAGCAATGTTCAATCCATCATTTATTGTGCGCTCTTTTCACGTAATTACAACAGCTGGTATGACAATGGCATTTGTTATTGCATCAATTGCAGCTTTCAAATTATTACGAAATCGTCAGCCAAAGGATACGGGCTACCATAAAAAAGCTTTGAAAATGTCCATGATTGTTGGATTCTTTTCAACATTACTGTCTATGCTGGCAGGAGATTTATCAGCAAAATTCTTGCACAAATTCCAACCTGAAAAATTAGCAGCATATGAATGGCATTTCGATACTTCATCACATGCCAAATTATTACTTTTTGGTGTATTAGATGAGAAGACACATCAAGTCAAAGGTGCCATTGAATTGCCTGGGCTATTAAGTTTTCTTGCAGATAATAGTGTTAAAACAAAAGTACAAGGGTTAAATGATTTCCCTAAAAGTTTACATCCACCTTTAATTGTCCATTATTTCTTTGATTTGATGGTTGCGATGGGGATATTATGTTTTGTCATTTCAGGAATCTATGTGTTAACGCTAATTTTTAAAAAGCTAAGAAAATTCTCAACGCATAAATGGTTGCTTTATGGAATACTTCTAACAGGTCCTGCGTCTATGTTGGCGATTGAGTTTGGATGGTTCTTAACTGAAATGGGTAGACAACCATGGATTGTACGTGGTTACATGCGCGTAGCAGAAGCAGCAACACAAGCAGGCGGTATAACCTTTGTTACAATATTATTTGGCATTTTATATATCATTTTAATGTACACATGCGCTTATGTTTTGATTCGTATGTTTAAAAATAAGCCGGTATTTGAAGACGTTGATCGTTTAGCCAAGAAGCAAGGAGGAGAAGTTGAAAAATGA
- a CDS encoding cytochrome d ubiquinol oxidase subunit II, whose amino-acid sequence MIYAFIGITVLWLFLFCYIIIASIDFGAGFFALHSKITGDEKKINHLISRYLNPVWEVTNVFFVFFFVGFVGFFPESIKYLGTVLLIPGSIALIMISLRNSFYAFENYGQDTKLTWMMMYGLSGLLIPASLSTALTITEGGYINVKNNVIDLDWIQLLLSPFAWSVVFLAIISVLYISSGFLTYYAKKASDEPAYLLTRQWHIFLGPPMIIICLFVFLSLRIQNAEHFYSAVFEYWWMFAISFVFFALASLLTYLKKHHGWAFVFVILQMMFAFFGYGISKLPYLLYPFVKITDAYVNPEMGWTLVIVFILGLLLLLPSLILLLRLFVFDKEYVEGKKS is encoded by the coding sequence ATGATTTACGCATTTATTGGTATAACTGTTTTATGGTTGTTTTTATTTTGCTATATCATTATTGCTTCTATAGATTTTGGAGCAGGTTTCTTCGCATTGCATTCTAAAATAACAGGTGATGAAAAGAAAATTAATCATTTAATATCACGTTACTTAAATCCAGTATGGGAAGTTACGAATGTATTCTTTGTTTTCTTTTTTGTTGGTTTTGTTGGATTTTTTCCGGAATCAATTAAATATTTAGGTACAGTGTTATTAATTCCAGGATCTATTGCTCTAATCATGATTTCATTAAGAAATAGCTTTTACGCTTTTGAAAATTATGGTCAAGATACTAAATTAACATGGATGATGATGTATGGGTTAAGTGGATTGCTTATTCCAGCTTCCTTATCTACAGCATTAACTATTACTGAAGGTGGCTATATCAATGTAAAAAATAATGTGATTGATTTAGATTGGATTCAGTTATTATTAAGTCCATTTGCATGGTCTGTAGTCTTTTTAGCAATTATTTCAGTATTGTATATTTCATCAGGATTTTTAACATATTATGCGAAAAAAGCTAGCGATGAACCAGCATATCTTTTAACTAGACAGTGGCATATATTTTTAGGGCCACCTATGATTATTATTTGTTTATTTGTATTTTTATCATTAAGAATTCAAAATGCAGAACATTTTTACTCAGCAGTTTTTGAATATTGGTGGATGTTTGCTATAAGTTTTGTATTCTTTGCTTTAGCATCACTTTTAACATATTTGAAAAAACATCATGGTTGGGCATTTGTATTTGTTATTTTACAGATGATGTTCGCATTCTTTGGTTATGGTATAAGTAAGTTGCCATACTTACTATATCCGTTTGTAAAAATTACAGATGCATACGTTAATCCTGAAATGGGTTGGACATTAGTAATTGTCTTTATTTTAGGTTTACTTTTATTACTTCCATCGTTAATATTATTATTAAGGTTATTTGTTTTCGACAAAGAATATGTTGAAGGAAAGAAATCATAA